A part of Vulcanisaeta moutnovskia 768-28 genomic DNA contains:
- a CDS encoding DUF402 domain-containing protein — MSKYSYRVRIRGKYATAISKLALDLGYTIAQASDVIISRFSINVDNSAPDVTIKDSERIPGALTVMGKCGVVNDVVNNLLRVVENEALTWKSVVPLHRVIIGIVNVSNGNYLVDIGNGIKAVLRAPGNAYNDGDVIPIIISKTRVYPSDELVAMPGIRVDTEYVSIVPGSGTVLFSRHIREYEARQVLLKVGLKYVSKLSGYSIKWRSSAQFLTENEAAREAERALSIFNEVNAASRSSSPYTVLQDGECITEIMLNGRAKLLLDNVRNNVMPTIMGHHTYKTLRRRTTLLDFVESFLSHCNDRAGFSAEFMRQLMSRRHRVGIMHIKPSGEVIRLGIADALKLEPGDIVLLRRLRGGGYLDGLGLPKEEGDIAITCSSVGSEYLVHVYADRSLRPKGIYVNINTPIEYTGGNVLYIDLVVDIVKRWDSNEARVIDYDEYISYVSMGVIPSKLQVRVEKLISELLRNIHGFGEECINKARELIR; from the coding sequence GTGAGTAAATATAGCTATAGGGTTAGGATTAGGGGTAAATACGCGACTGCAATTAGTAAGTTAGCGCTTGATCTCGGTTATACCATTGCGCAAGCTTCTGACGTGATAATCAGTAGGTTTAGTATCAATGTTGATAATTCTGCGCCTGACGTTACGATTAAGGACTCCGAGAGGATCCCTGGAGCGTTAACGGTAATGGGTAAGTGCGGTGTGGTTAATGATGTCGTTAATAACCTGCTCAGGGTTGTTGAGAATGAAGCCTTAACTTGGAAGTCCGTTGTTCCGCTTCATAGAGTTATAATAGGTATTGTTAATGTTAGTAATGGTAATTACCTTGTCGATATTGGCAATGGCATTAAGGCCGTGCTTAGAGCGCCAGGTAATGCATATAATGATGGTGATGTGATTCCAATAATCATAAGTAAAACGAGGGTTTACCCAAGCGATGAACTTGTTGCAATGCCTGGTATTAGGGTCGATACGGAGTATGTCTCGATAGTCCCGGGTAGTGGTACAGTATTATTTAGTAGGCATATCAGGGAGTATGAGGCTAGGCAAGTGCTTCTTAAGGTTGGTCTTAAGTATGTCAGTAAATTAAGTGGATATAGCATTAAGTGGAGAAGTAGTGCCCAATTCCTAACTGAGAATGAGGCTGCTAGAGAGGCTGAAAGAGCATTGAGTATATTCAATGAGGTAAATGCTGCAAGTAGGTCATCCTCACCATACACTGTGCTTCAGGATGGCGAGTGTATTACTGAGATCATGCTTAATGGCAGGGCTAAACTCCTGCTTGATAATGTTAGGAACAACGTCATGCCAACAATAATGGGACATCACACATATAAGACACTGAGAAGACGCACTACATTACTCGATTTCGTTGAGTCATTCCTTAGTCATTGTAATGATAGGGCTGGGTTTAGTGCGGAGTTCATGAGGCAGTTGATGAGTAGAAGGCATAGGGTTGGTATTATGCATATTAAGCCTAGTGGTGAGGTTATTAGGCTTGGTATTGCTGATGCACTTAAGCTTGAGCCTGGTGATATTGTTTTATTGCGTAGGTTGAGGGGTGGTGGCTATCTTGATGGCCTTGGGCTCCCTAAGGAGGAGGGTGATATTGCAATAACCTGTTCATCAGTGGGTAGTGAGTACCTAGTTCATGTTTATGCAGATCGTTCCTTGAGACCTAAGGGCATTTATGTGAATATTAATACGCCTATTGAGTACACAGGAGGTAATGTACTTTATATTGACCTTGTGGTTGATATTGTTAAGAGATGGGATTCTAATGAGGCCAGGGTTATTGACTATGATGAGTACATATCATATGTAAGTATGGGTGTAATACCAAGTAAGTTGCAGGTTAGGGTTGAGAAATTGATAAGTGAGTTATTGAGAAATATACATGGGTTTGGTGAGGAATGCATTAATAAGGCCAGGGAGTTAATTAGGTAA
- a CDS encoding ParA family protein: protein MSIKCIASGQKGGVGKSTLTILTAKAAPALGIRLAIIDLAMGNPSTSLNLLGNIPRHTLATYVINVSKVNEVIHVIPTEHGPVYLIPSGYGDLALINEYGDFKERLGSLIKYLIDRVGIDHVVIDFPSFEPSLDSVLNEALDECDIVYPVGIQDLGSVVALRNLLHFVRRFSINVGRPVINMFRESLGRQWVAVVGKLSGLEPSIIHYDPWVIRWVHDGAGQYGVGVKEALSYVIREILS from the coding sequence GTGAGTATTAAGTGCATTGCCTCAGGCCAGAAGGGTGGTGTTGGTAAGAGCACGCTAACAATACTGACGGCTAAGGCTGCACCTGCACTCGGCATTAGGCTAGCCATTATCGACCTAGCCATGGGCAACCCAAGTACGTCCCTCAACCTACTTGGTAATATACCGAGGCATACCCTGGCTACCTACGTAATTAATGTATCTAAGGTTAATGAGGTCATTCACGTAATTCCAACAGAGCATGGTCCCGTCTACCTAATACCCTCTGGTTATGGTGATTTAGCGCTTATTAATGAGTACGGAGATTTTAAGGAGAGGTTAGGCTCTTTGATTAAGTATTTGATTGATAGGGTTGGGATTGATCATGTGGTTATTGATTTCCCATCGTTTGAGCCAAGCCTAGATAGCGTGCTGAATGAGGCATTGGATGAGTGCGATATTGTTTATCCAGTGGGTATTCAGGACCTTGGCTCGGTGGTTGCCCTGAGGAACCTGTTGCATTTTGTTAGGAGGTTTTCGATTAATGTTGGTCGCCCTGTGATTAATATGTTTAGGGAGTCCCTGGGTAGGCAGTGGGTTGCTGTTGTTGGTAAGCTCAGTGGTTTGGAGCCCAGTATTATTCATTATGATCCCTGGGTCATCCGGTGGGTTCATGATGGTGCTGGTCAGTATGGTGTTGGCGTTAAAGAGGCTTTGTCATACGTAATTAGGGAGATTCTAAGTTAG
- a CDS encoding PaREP1 family protein has translation MEIPKLIIDEAERKGIDIVDLIAKALSLDPSTTSKAHLELAEKFLNEGRELISKDPVQASEKLYKAAEEAIKAIAITLGLDEAKKASEIGRWTAQLLFDAVDNTADRLSRREVRWWWGRAWFLHVEGFHEARLRSDQVRRDLPDIEALVNLAKSISGTS, from the coding sequence GTGGAAATACCAAAGTTGATAATCGACGAGGCTGAGAGAAAGGGAATAGACATAGTGGACTTAATAGCCAAGGCACTATCACTTGACCCATCAACAACAAGTAAAGCTCACCTTGAACTTGCCGAGAAATTCCTAAATGAGGGTAGGGAACTCATTAGCAAGGATCCTGTGCAGGCCAGCGAGAAGCTTTACAAGGCCGCTGAGGAGGCCATTAAGGCAATAGCCATAACCCTAGGCCTAGATGAGGCAAAGAAAGCCTCTGAGATTGGTAGGTGGACGGCACAGCTATTATTTGATGCAGTGGATAATACTGCCGATAGGCTTAGCAGAAGGGAGGTTAGGTGGTGGTGGGGACGAGCATGGTTTTTGCACGTTGAGGGATTTCATGAGGCAAGGTTAAGGTCTGACCAGGTCAGGAGGGACTTACCCGACATCGAGGCTCTTGTAAACCTTGCAAAGAGTATTTCGGGAACCAGTTAA
- the acnA gene encoding aconitate hydratase AcnA has product MAKNLPNLWNTLSVMDVGGIKVRYYSLKALEREGFDIARFPYTIKVFIENLLRNYDGQAITEEDIENLLHWNPKNPGTKEVPIKVARVLMQDYTGVPALVDLAVMREIVAKYGIDPKVINPQVPTDLIIDHSVQADYWGRPDSVRLNIKLEVERNAERYEFLKWAQNAFRNFRVFPPGTGIIHQVHLEHIARVVMTEDLEHNERLAYFDTVVGMDSHTTMINGLGVVGWGVGGVEAEAALLGQPIAVLPPQVVGVNLYGKPRPGVTATDIVLHITETLRKYNVVDRFVEFFGEGVKELPVPDRATIANMAPEYGATTGLFPVDDQTLAYLRLTGRDEWLISLVEKYFMEQGVFGVLKEGDIEYSQIISIDLSTIEPNLAGPSLPWQRRSLSDVPKSLESIIEDRNKKKNTSGRRKVVIEIDGKKVELEDGFVAIAAITSCTNTSNPYLLIAAGLIAKRAVELGISPPPYVKTVLAPGSRVVDEYLRRAGLLQYLEKIGFYVTGFGCMVCIGNTGPLPEPVLSAIRNNDLIAAAILSGNRNFENRVHPDVRANYLASPPMVVIYALAGTVNKDLTKDPVTYTNDGKPIYLRDLWPGDDEVRSYVERYVTPDEFVEKYTKIGDLVPDEWNTLKAPSGDLYQWNPKNTYIRRPPFFDDFEPNKLVEVKDIIGARALLILGDSITTDHISPAGSIPVDSPAGKYLLSLGVKPSDFNTFGTRRGNWEVMVRGAFWNKGVRNKIGGKVIEGGYTIHWPDGQLMTVFDAAMKYKEEHVPLIILAGQTYGAGSSRDWAAKGPKLLGIKAVIAKSFERIHRSNLVEMGILPLQFMEGEDADKLGITGDETFDIIGLSQGLKPRQTVELVVHKPDGKVIKTKLLVRLDTPMEVQYFLNGGILQYVLRQIIRKYR; this is encoded by the coding sequence GTGGCCAAGAACCTACCCAATTTATGGAATACTTTGAGCGTAATGGATGTTGGTGGCATCAAGGTTCGCTATTACTCATTGAAGGCACTTGAGAGAGAGGGCTTTGACATTGCCAGGTTCCCATACACGATTAAGGTCTTCATAGAGAACCTGCTCAGGAATTACGATGGGCAGGCAATTACTGAGGAAGATATTGAGAATTTACTGCATTGGAACCCGAAGAATCCAGGTACTAAGGAGGTCCCAATAAAGGTTGCCAGGGTCTTAATGCAGGACTACACGGGAGTACCTGCCCTAGTTGACTTAGCCGTGATGAGGGAGATAGTGGCTAAGTACGGTATTGACCCAAAGGTCATTAATCCGCAGGTACCGACGGACTTAATCATAGACCATAGCGTACAGGCCGACTACTGGGGTAGGCCTGACTCCGTTAGGCTAAACATTAAGCTTGAGGTTGAGAGGAATGCGGAGAGGTATGAGTTCCTTAAGTGGGCTCAAAACGCCTTCAGGAACTTCAGGGTCTTCCCACCGGGCACTGGCATCATACATCAAGTGCACCTTGAACATATCGCCAGGGTTGTGATGACGGAGGACCTTGAACATAACGAGAGACTTGCGTACTTCGATACCGTGGTCGGTATGGACTCCCACACAACAATGATTAATGGACTTGGCGTTGTTGGCTGGGGCGTTGGTGGCGTTGAGGCTGAGGCTGCACTCCTTGGTCAACCAATAGCTGTACTTCCACCACAGGTTGTTGGTGTTAATTTATATGGTAAACCAAGACCTGGTGTTACGGCGACGGACATAGTACTACACATAACTGAGACTCTTAGGAAGTACAATGTTGTTGATAGGTTCGTTGAATTCTTTGGTGAAGGTGTTAAGGAGTTACCAGTTCCTGATAGGGCCACCATAGCCAACATGGCCCCTGAGTATGGCGCAACTACCGGCTTGTTCCCAGTTGATGATCAAACATTGGCATATCTAAGGCTCACCGGAAGAGATGAATGGTTAATATCCCTAGTGGAGAAGTACTTCATGGAGCAAGGTGTATTTGGCGTATTAAAGGAAGGCGACATTGAGTATAGCCAGATAATTAGTATTGACTTGTCCACAATTGAACCTAATCTGGCTGGTCCATCACTACCATGGCAAAGAAGGTCGTTGAGCGATGTCCCTAAGAGCCTTGAATCTATTATTGAGGATAGGAACAAGAAGAAGAACACTAGTGGTAGGAGGAAAGTTGTTATAGAGATTGATGGAAAGAAGGTGGAGCTTGAAGATGGGTTTGTGGCCATAGCAGCAATAACAAGCTGCACAAACACAAGTAATCCATACCTATTAATAGCGGCTGGCTTAATCGCTAAGAGGGCTGTGGAACTAGGCATTTCGCCCCCACCCTACGTGAAGACCGTGCTCGCTCCAGGCTCTAGAGTCGTTGATGAATACCTAAGGAGAGCTGGTTTACTTCAATACCTAGAGAAGATTGGGTTCTATGTAACTGGCTTTGGATGCATGGTATGCATAGGCAACACAGGTCCATTACCCGAACCAGTACTAAGCGCGATTAGGAATAATGACTTGATAGCTGCCGCTATACTTTCAGGCAATAGAAACTTCGAAAATAGGGTACACCCAGATGTTAGGGCTAATTACCTAGCGTCACCACCAATGGTGGTGATCTACGCTCTTGCCGGCACAGTTAATAAGGACCTAACAAAGGATCCAGTAACATATACAAATGATGGCAAGCCAATATACCTAAGGGATCTGTGGCCTGGTGATGATGAGGTCAGGAGCTATGTGGAGAGGTACGTGACTCCAGATGAGTTTGTGGAGAAGTATACAAAGATCGGTGACTTAGTACCTGATGAGTGGAATACACTAAAGGCACCGAGCGGTGACCTATACCAATGGAATCCAAAGAACACCTACATAAGGAGACCACCATTCTTTGATGACTTTGAACCAAACAAGCTTGTTGAGGTTAAGGATATAATTGGCGCAAGGGCATTATTAATACTCGGCGATAGCATAACCACGGATCACATATCGCCAGCAGGCTCAATACCGGTGGACTCACCGGCTGGTAAATATCTATTGTCACTCGGGGTAAAGCCCAGTGATTTTAACACATTCGGCACCAGAAGGGGTAATTGGGAGGTAATGGTAAGGGGCGCATTCTGGAACAAAGGTGTTAGAAACAAGATAGGTGGTAAAGTAATTGAGGGTGGATATACAATTCACTGGCCTGATGGCCAATTAATGACAGTGTTTGATGCTGCCATGAAGTATAAGGAGGAACATGTACCATTAATAATACTGGCTGGGCAGACTTACGGTGCCGGTAGCTCAAGGGACTGGGCGGCTAAGGGCCCGAAGCTTCTGGGCATAAAGGCAGTTATTGCAAAGAGTTTCGAGAGGATACACAGGAGTAACCTCGTAGAGATGGGCATACTACCGCTCCAGTTCATGGAAGGTGAGGATGCGGACAAGCTTGGTATAACGGGCGACGAGACATTCGACATAATAGGACTATCCCAGGGATTAAAGCCTAGGCAAACCGTTGAATTAGTCGTGCATAAGCCCGATGGCAAGGTCATAAAGACAAAGTTGCTTGTGAGACTTGATACGCCAATGGAGGTTCAGTACTTCCTGAACGGAGGTATACTACAGTACGTACTTAGGCAAATAATAAGGAAATACCGTTAA
- the tpiA gene encoding triose-phosphate isomerase: MRLPVLIINMKVYPEVLGKRALELAKVAEAVSRELGVSIAVAPPVTELRLVAESVGIPVYAQGADSVEPGARTGHVPLEFVKETGASGVILNHSENRLLLNDLGWLVSRAKSLGLETLVCAPDPYTSAAAAALEPTAVAVEPPELIGTGKAVSREKPDVIVKTVGLIKRVNPGIPVITGAGIENYEDVKKALELGTQGVLVASAIVRARDWRQKIMELAKALH, translated from the coding sequence ATGAGGTTGCCAGTACTTATCATAAACATGAAGGTATACCCTGAGGTACTTGGTAAAAGGGCTCTCGAGCTAGCCAAAGTCGCAGAGGCCGTGTCTAGGGAATTAGGCGTATCAATTGCAGTCGCCCCACCAGTCACTGAGCTTAGGCTTGTGGCTGAGAGCGTGGGGATACCCGTTTATGCACAGGGTGCCGACTCAGTCGAGCCTGGGGCTAGGACTGGCCATGTACCACTTGAGTTCGTTAAGGAGACTGGGGCTTCGGGGGTAATACTTAACCATAGTGAGAATAGGTTGTTACTTAACGACCTTGGTTGGCTCGTTAGTAGGGCAAAGAGCCTTGGTCTGGAGACCCTCGTGTGCGCGCCTGACCCATACACAAGCGCTGCTGCCGCGGCCCTGGAGCCAACGGCTGTGGCTGTTGAGCCGCCTGAGCTCATTGGTACAGGTAAGGCTGTGAGTAGGGAGAAGCCTGACGTCATTGTGAAGACCGTGGGGCTCATCAAGAGGGTTAACCCAGGCATTCCCGTGATTACGGGAGCCGGTATTGAAAACTACGAAGATGTTAAGAAGGCCCTAGAGCTTGGCACGCAGGGTGTATTGGTTGCGAGCGCAATTGTTAGGGCTAGGGATTGGAGACAGAAGATTATGGAGCTTGCGAAGGCTTTACACTAG
- a CDS encoding metallophosphoesterase, translated as MSIEEFRGITVDSEDGERWLLIADTHVGLEVELGKKGVRIPSQSARIAQLVLDFAERTGATSLVILGDVKHEIASIVESAKEIREFLNRVSGKFNKVVLVKGNHDGNLDLILSSDVKPNVYLIDSRGFVMRSKDGKKLLLLHGNSKPRIEDFMNADAIIMGHTHPAILIQDVTGYVMRSPVIVKIRVNKSVFGKNMYNTEIGATGLMNIIVLPTFNPLTVGMDVFEIFPKDLVEVETILHYARTWEILGNIEVYLTDMTYLGTMDVLARIREDMGEGGYDIDWL; from the coding sequence GTGTCCATTGAGGAGTTTCGAGGCATTACAGTGGATTCTGAGGATGGCGAGAGGTGGCTACTTATTGCCGATACTCACGTCGGCCTAGAGGTTGAGCTTGGTAAGAAGGGGGTCAGGATACCGAGCCAGTCAGCTAGGATTGCTCAGTTAGTCCTGGACTTCGCCGAGAGGACCGGAGCAACATCGCTGGTGATACTCGGTGATGTTAAGCATGAAATAGCCAGTATAGTCGAGAGTGCCAAGGAGATTAGGGAATTCCTAAACAGGGTCAGCGGTAAGTTCAATAAGGTGGTCCTTGTTAAGGGCAACCATGATGGTAACCTAGACCTAATATTGAGTAGTGACGTGAAGCCTAACGTTTACCTAATCGACTCGAGGGGTTTCGTAATGAGGAGTAAGGACGGGAAAAAACTCCTCCTGCTTCACGGTAACTCAAAGCCTAGGATTGAGGATTTCATGAATGCCGACGCAATAATAATGGGACACACTCACCCAGCCATACTCATACAGGACGTGACAGGTTATGTAATGAGGTCACCCGTCATTGTAAAGATACGCGTTAATAAGTCCGTGTTCGGTAAAAACATGTATAACACCGAAATAGGCGCCACGGGCCTCATGAACATAATAGTACTACCCACATTTAACCCATTGACCGTGGGCATGGACGTGTTCGAAATATTCCCAAAGGACCTCGTCGAAGTCGAAACAATACTCCACTACGCACGCACCTGGGAGATACTAGGTAACATTGAGGTTTACCTAACGGATATGACGTACCTCGGCACAATGGATGTACTAGCCAGGATAAGGGAGGACATGGGCGAGGGAGGTTACGACATTGATTGGCTATAA
- a CDS encoding energy-coupling factor transporter transmembrane component T family protein has protein sequence MLLSQLLYNPAVNWIITLVILLYGPILVVYLIFRLIGFQGYMSLFRFIEGKSIIYRMDPRTKILLSIIITTVAAITIWWISAIMFIAVMALYALLSNIREKLRVALPLILASFIGTAWTESIFAPYSYLHIIFHHVTFLYVFPQSLSVLGITQGTGTFYVPYLGYVNNPVGLTWEGIIYGLQITFRAVAAIASGLLLIFSTPPSDILRSLEKSGLPIELGFTLLLAVSSVPKVLENSMVVLNSLRARGIDFRPRSRNPVAFIGESLFIIKIVIMALVGIVILTLRDARQIAIAADIRAFRAYRRRTYYKDIRMNRIDYIVLALLIVLLITGIYISGLPGMGAVPYNP, from the coding sequence ATGTTGCTTAGCCAATTACTGTATAACCCAGCTGTTAATTGGATAATAACATTAGTAATACTTCTTTACGGTCCGATACTGGTTGTTTACCTAATATTCAGGCTCATTGGTTTTCAAGGCTACATGTCATTGTTTAGGTTTATTGAGGGTAAATCAATAATTTATAGGATGGATCCCAGAACTAAGATACTGCTCTCGATAATAATTACGACTGTTGCCGCAATAACGATTTGGTGGATATCAGCAATAATGTTTATAGCCGTCATGGCATTATACGCATTACTAAGCAATATTAGGGAGAAGCTCAGGGTAGCGCTACCCCTCATACTGGCCTCATTTATAGGAACTGCATGGACTGAATCCATATTTGCCCCATACTCATACCTACATATTATATTTCACCATGTAACGTTCCTATACGTATTTCCACAATCACTTTCGGTGCTTGGCATAACCCAGGGAACTGGAACATTCTATGTACCGTACCTTGGCTACGTTAATAATCCAGTTGGTTTAACATGGGAGGGCATTATATATGGCTTACAAATAACGTTTAGGGCCGTGGCGGCAATAGCCTCTGGGCTACTGCTCATCTTCAGTACTCCACCTTCGGATATACTCAGATCTCTCGAAAAAAGCGGTTTGCCTATCGAACTTGGATTCACATTATTACTCGCTGTGAGTTCTGTACCTAAGGTGCTTGAGAACTCCATGGTAGTTCTTAACTCACTGAGGGCTAGGGGGATTGACTTCAGGCCTAGGAGTAGGAATCCAGTGGCATTTATTGGCGAATCATTATTCATAATTAAGATTGTGATAATGGCGCTCGTGGGTATAGTAATACTAACGCTCAGGGATGCCAGGCAGATAGCCATTGCAGCTGACATAAGGGCATTTAGGGCTTATAGGAGGAGGACGTATTACAAGGACATTAGGATGAATAGGATTGATTATATAGTACTTGCATTACTAATCGTGTTGCTAATTACCGGTATTTATATCTCTGGGCTTCCTGGCATGGGTGCCGTGCCATACAACCCATAA
- a CDS encoding translation initiation factor IF-6 has translation MSRRRFEVAPLSIYGTSTIGVYIFTNNTLTIVPMDVPDKVINSIRDTLGTTVIKSSLAKSPLIGIFMIGNDNGVLVPSIVTEDEVNELRKNGLNVSVIRTRYTAVANLVLTNSRKTVVSPIIEKEYIDLIRDTLGTEVIIDEICGTYLVGSIAVANDRGVLLSPEARDEDERKIRDYFGLPVNVGTVNRGRSFLRGGLVVNNNGGLVGSDTTGFEIVRIMQALGGA, from the coding sequence ATGAGTAGGCGTAGGTTTGAGGTGGCGCCATTAAGTATTTACGGGACATCGACAATAGGTGTATATATATTTACAAATAATACCTTAACTATTGTTCCCATGGATGTTCCTGATAAGGTAATTAACTCAATAAGAGATACGCTAGGTACAACAGTAATTAAATCATCACTTGCAAAATCACCATTGATAGGTATATTCATGATTGGAAATGACAATGGTGTATTAGTACCAAGTATAGTAACTGAGGATGAGGTAAATGAGTTAAGAAAGAATGGTCTTAACGTCTCAGTAATACGCACGAGATATACCGCAGTTGCAAACCTGGTATTAACGAATAGTAGGAAGACCGTGGTATCACCAATCATTGAAAAGGAATATATTGATTTAATAAGGGATACATTGGGTACGGAGGTTATTATCGATGAGATCTGCGGAACCTACCTAGTTGGTTCAATAGCAGTGGCAAACGATAGAGGTGTTTTACTAAGCCCTGAGGCTAGGGATGAGGATGAGAGGAAGATTAGGGATTACTTCGGATTGCCAGTTAATGTAGGTACTGTAAATAGGGGTAGGAGTTTCCTCAGGGGTGGGCTTGTCGTTAATAACAATGGTGGTCTAGTGGGTAGTGATACCACGGGCTTTGAAATAGTTAGGATTATGCAGGCACTAGGCGGTGCATGA
- a CDS encoding winged helix-turn-helix transcriptional regulator, with product MRGLLITMPSVVDEVKKLINDYSSFNVVTELSDDVSNYDVIGIIGTDRFIIMNLHKLNSWEGPVLTVGFGLSFLNSVDIANLDKALSTIVSGSYDVEEILRLSVNVKGKKLPNAINEVAIFPAKSAITLEYSLYVNNEYLWHDVADGLIISTPTGSTAYAMSAGGPLIHSRAQVFEIVPVNSTNLARVPVIVPSDSVISIKDLISRSRIEVIIDGSIRTYVSNETKIMPGKPLKLIRVGNVSSAIGRYEKKVSLLANMDLPPSAKFILKILEYEGQLTQREIVEKTMLPSRTVRNALSILIRKGLIQRQVIIRGNKEVIVYSLKSTEQ from the coding sequence ATGAGAGGTCTGTTGATAACAATGCCTAGCGTTGTTGATGAGGTTAAGAAGTTAATTAATGATTACTCATCATTTAATGTAGTCACTGAGCTGAGCGATGATGTTAGTAATTACGATGTTATAGGTATTATTGGGACAGATAGGTTCATAATCATGAACCTTCATAAATTAAATTCATGGGAGGGCCCGGTCCTCACCGTGGGTTTTGGACTGAGCTTCCTGAATTCCGTGGACATCGCAAACCTGGATAAGGCCTTATCGACGATAGTGAGTGGTAGTTACGATGTTGAGGAGATACTCAGGCTTTCCGTGAACGTGAAAGGGAAGAAACTACCAAATGCAATAAATGAGGTCGCCATTTTCCCAGCTAAAAGCGCAATAACCCTTGAGTATAGCCTGTACGTGAATAATGAGTATCTATGGCATGATGTCGCCGATGGCCTAATAATATCAACGCCCACGGGCTCCACAGCATACGCAATGTCGGCAGGAGGCCCATTAATACACTCGAGAGCCCAGGTCTTTGAGATAGTGCCCGTTAATAGTACGAACCTAGCCCGCGTACCAGTAATTGTACCCAGCGATTCTGTAATTAGCATAAAGGACCTAATTTCCAGGTCCAGGATTGAGGTGATAATAGACGGCAGTATTAGGACCTACGTGAGTAATGAGACTAAGATAATGCCTGGAAAGCCACTTAAGCTTATTAGGGTTGGTAATGTCTCGAGTGCCATTGGCCGTTATGAGAAGAAGGTAAGCCTTCTAGCCAATATGGACCTACCACCAAGTGCCAAGTTCATACTTAAGATTCTTGAGTACGAGGGTCAGTTAACGCAGAGGGAGATTGTTGAGAAGACAATGTTACCCAGTAGGACTGTTAGGAACGCATTGAGTATTTTGATTAGGAAGGGATTAATTCAGAGGCAGGTAATTATTAGGGGTAATAAGGAGGTTATTGTTTATTCATTAAAATCTACTGAGCAATGA
- a CDS encoding RpoL/Rpb11 RNA polymerase subunit family protein — protein MIKISIVKAEDNYLEAVVQGETYTLFAPLIEYLLKRPDVEYAMYDVDHPLTQNVRFRIKTKGKPPLDVIKEAVNEILKDVEELEKGFLGSP, from the coding sequence GTGATTAAAATAAGTATTGTTAAGGCTGAGGACAACTACCTAGAGGCTGTTGTCCAGGGTGAAACATACACGTTATTCGCGCCGTTGATTGAGTACTTACTCAAGAGACCTGATGTTGAGTATGCGATGTATGATGTAGACCATCCATTGACACAGAATGTTCGGTTTAGGATAAAGACCAAGGGAAAACCACCACTTGATGTTATTAAGGAGGCAGTAAATGAAATATTAAAGGACGTTGAGGAGCTAGAGAAGGGATTTTTAGGATCACCGTAA